The following nucleotide sequence is from Mesorhizobium sp. J8.
GTCCTTCGGGATGCGCGGCCGATCGCTGTTTTTTACTTGGCAAGGCCCCTGCGCCCGGTCATGTGCCTTCCTTTAGGGCAGGCTAAGCAAGCGGCTTGTGATTAAAAATGTGGCAGCGGGAGCCAAGTGCCATTATTTTGCCGTAAGCCTGACATTTCACCTTTTATCTCAAACCGTTAGGTGATCACGTCAGATTTCGTACCGTCGTCATCTTTTGTTCGCTAAATGGGAACGGAAGGGATAGACGACGCATTGTTTCGCGACACGTTAACCGATACGTGTCAAAAAATGGTGCGGTGCACAATTCGGGCATTGAGCACAGACAAGAGTTTGGCGGAGTAGCTGAAGTGTCACTTCTGCAGATCTACTTTAGAGCGCTGGGTTATCTGGCGGCCGACAAGAAGCGCGTCGCGCTGATTTGCGGCGCCAACGTCGCGCTCGCGGCGATCGCGATCCTCGAGCCGATCCTGCTGGGCAGGGTGATCGGTGCCATCTCCGAAAAAGGCGCGGTGTTTTCGACGCTCGCCGTCTGGGCCGCCATCGGTGTCTTCAATGTCATAGCCTTCGTGCTGGTGGCGCGCGGCGCCGACCGCTTCGCCCATGCCCGCCGCTCGGAAGTTCTGTGCCAGTCCTTCGAACGGGTCATCACCATGCCGCTTGCCTGGCACCACCAGCGCGGCACGTCCAATTCGTTGCACACGCTGCTGCGCGCCGTCGAGACGCTGTTCAGCCTCTGGCTCGAATTCATGCGTGTGCATCTCTCGACGGCCATCGCGCTGGTGCTGCTGGTTCCGACCGCCCTGTCCATGGACATCCGCATGTCCGTGGTACTGCTTGGCTTGGGCATCCTTTACGTCGGTATCGGCCGCATCGTCATGCGCCGCACCAAGTCGGGGCAGACCGCCGTCGAGCGCCACTACCACACTGTCTTCGCGCATGTCTCCGACAGCGTCAGCAATGTCGCCGTCTTGCAGAGCTACAACCGCATCGCCCACGAGACCGCGACGCTGAAGCGCTATGTGAAGGACCTGCTCGACGCGCAGAACCCGGTGCTCGATTGGTGGGCGATCGCCAACGCGCTGAACCGCCTGTCGTCGACCATCTCGATGATGATCGTGCTGTCCATCGGCGCGTATCTGGTCACCCTTGGCCAGCTCCGCGTCGGCGATGTCGTCGCCTTCACCGGCTTTGCCGGGATGCTGATCGCCCGTCTCGACCAGATGTCGGCTTTCACCACCCAGATCTCCGAGGCCCGCGCCAAGCTGGAGGACTTCTATCGTCTCGAGGACTCGGCGGCCGAGACCATCGAGCCGGATGGCCTGCGCGAGCTGACCAACGTCACCGGCCATGTCCGCTTCGAGAACGTTAGCTTCGAGTTCGCCAACTCCGGCCACGGCATCGAGGATGTCTCCTTCGAGGTCCAGGCTGGCCAGACGGTCGCCATCGTCGGCCCGACGGGCGCCGGCAAGACGACGCTCATCAACTTGCTACAGCGCGTCTTCACACCGGCCAGCGGCCGCATCCTCATCGACGGCATCGACACCCGCACGGTGACCCGCAAGTCGCTGCGCCACTCGATCGCCACGGTCTTCCAGGACGCCGGCCTGCTCAACCGCTCGATCGAGGACAACATCCGTGTCGGCCGCGCCGATGCGAGCAACGACGAGGTGCACGCCGCCGCCAATGCCGCCGCCGCGCAGGACTTCATCCTGTCGAAGAGCAGCGGCTACGACACCGTCGTCGGCGAGCGTGGCGGCCAGCTCTCGGGCGGCGAGCGCCAGCGTATCGCCATCGCCCGCGCCGTGCTCAAGGATGCGCCGATCCTGGTGCTCGACGAGGCGACCAGCGCGCTCGACGTGGAAACCGAGGATCGGGTCAAGGAAGCGATCGACGAGCTGCGCCGCAACCGCACGACCTTCATCATCGCCCACCGCCTGACCACGGTCCGCGACGCCGACCTCGTCGTCTTCATGGACAAGGGCAGGGTGGTCGAGATGGGCGGCTTCACCGAGCTGT
It contains:
- a CDS encoding glucan ABC transporter ATP-binding protein/ permease, which gives rise to MSLLQIYFRALGYLAADKKRVALICGANVALAAIAILEPILLGRVIGAISEKGAVFSTLAVWAAIGVFNVIAFVLVARGADRFAHARRSEVLCQSFERVITMPLAWHHQRGTSNSLHTLLRAVETLFSLWLEFMRVHLSTAIALVLLVPTALSMDIRMSVVLLGLGILYVGIGRIVMRRTKSGQTAVERHYHTVFAHVSDSVSNVAVLQSYNRIAHETATLKRYVKDLLDAQNPVLDWWAIANALNRLSSTISMMIVLSIGAYLVTLGQLRVGDVVAFTGFAGMLIARLDQMSAFTTQISEARAKLEDFYRLEDSAAETIEPDGLRELTNVTGHVRFENVSFEFANSGHGIEDVSFEVQAGQTVAIVGPTGAGKTTLINLLQRVFTPASGRILIDGIDTRTVTRKSLRHSIATVFQDAGLLNRSIEDNIRVGRADASNDEVHAAANAAAAQDFILSKSSGYDTVVGERGGQLSGGERQRIAIARAVLKDAPILVLDEATSALDVETEDRVKEAIDELRRNRTTFIIAHRLTTVRDADLVVFMDKGRVVEMGGFTELSLRNGRFAALLRAGGLLNDEEVRRLSRPVTEAA